From a single Calothrix sp. NIES-2098 genomic region:
- a CDS encoding thymidylate kinase, with the protein MDGKLIVFEGVEGCGKTSQMQLCSQWLESLGISVLLTREPGGTELGIDIRRLLLEKADNKPIAELTELLLYAADRAQHVEQELKPNLAKGKYILCDRYTESTIAYQGYGRGLNMSLIKQLNYIATGGLESDLTLWLDVDVEVGLARKRGDEQIFDRIEQEAIAFHHRVQQGYVELAALYPERIVRIDGNLSKEAVHQIIQDNLRDRFQPWLAR; encoded by the coding sequence ATGGATGGTAAATTAATTGTATTTGAAGGAGTAGAAGGCTGCGGCAAAACTAGCCAAATGCAGCTTTGTTCCCAGTGGTTAGAAAGTTTAGGTATCTCTGTTTTACTGACGCGCGAACCGGGAGGAACAGAGTTAGGCATAGATATTCGTCGCTTATTGCTGGAAAAGGCTGATAACAAACCAATTGCAGAGTTGACAGAATTATTATTATATGCTGCCGATCGGGCGCAACACGTGGAACAAGAACTCAAGCCAAATTTAGCAAAAGGGAAATATATTTTATGCGATCGCTACACTGAATCTACCATTGCCTACCAAGGTTATGGTCGAGGTTTAAATATGAGTTTAATTAAGCAGTTAAATTATATTGCTACCGGCGGTTTAGAAAGTGACCTAACTCTCTGGCTAGATGTCGATGTTGAAGTGGGACTGGCCAGGAAACGAGGAGATGAACAAATATTTGACCGCATAGAACAAGAAGCAATTGCCTTTCATCACCGCGTACAGCAAGGATATGTAGAGTTAGCTGCATTATATCCAGAACGCATAGTTCGGATAGATGGGAATTTGAGTAAGGAAGCAGTACACCAAATAATACAGGACAATTTACGCGATCGCTTCCAACCTTGGCTTGCTCGTTAA
- a CDS encoding DNA polymerase III, delta prime subunit has translation MIDDPFAPLVGQQQAIELLTQAVKQNRVAPAYLFVGPDGVGRSLAARCFVELLFSSSVETRLIASLQSRLRQRNHPDVLWLEPTYQYQGQLLTAAEAAEKAVKRKAPPVIRLEQIRQIIEFLGRPPLEAQRNVVVLEQAQTMAEAAANALLKTLEEPGQATLILIAPSPDSVLPTLVSRCQRIPFYRLDAMSLAQVLTQTGHQEILQNQPLLNVAAGSPGSAIASYQQLQAIPPDLLQDLTKAPSSYRHALELAKKIDKDLDPEAQLWLVDYLQQSYWQQLYRTGTIKQLEQARKSLLCYAQPRLVWECTLLSLYQQCNTQT, from the coding sequence ATGATTGACGATCCCTTTGCACCTCTGGTAGGACAACAACAAGCTATCGAATTGCTGACTCAGGCTGTTAAGCAAAACCGAGTTGCACCAGCCTATTTATTTGTGGGGCCGGATGGTGTAGGAAGGAGTTTAGCAGCACGGTGTTTTGTAGAGTTACTATTTTCTAGTAGTGTCGAGACAAGATTAATTGCATCTTTGCAAAGTCGCTTGCGGCAACGCAACCATCCAGATGTATTGTGGCTAGAGCCGACTTACCAATACCAAGGACAACTACTAACAGCAGCCGAAGCAGCCGAAAAAGCAGTGAAGCGCAAAGCACCGCCAGTAATTAGGCTAGAACAAATTCGGCAAATTATTGAATTTCTGGGACGACCGCCTTTAGAAGCACAGAGAAATGTTGTAGTGTTGGAACAAGCTCAAACAATGGCAGAAGCAGCAGCCAACGCTTTGCTCAAGACGTTGGAAGAACCCGGACAAGCGACATTGATTTTAATTGCACCTTCTCCAGATTCAGTGTTGCCAACTTTAGTCTCCCGCTGTCAACGCATTCCTTTTTATCGCTTAGATGCAATGTCTTTAGCTCAGGTATTAACTCAAACCGGACATCAGGAAATTTTACAAAATCAGCCATTGTTGAACGTTGCAGCTGGTAGTCCAGGAAGTGCGATCGCATCTTACCAACAACTACAGGCTATCCCTCCTGACTTACTCCAAGATTTGACTAAAGCGCCTTCATCTTACCGTCACGCTTTAGAATTAGCTAAGAAGATTGATAAAGATTTAGATCCAGAAGCACAACTCTGGTTAGTAGATTATCTCCAGCAGTCTTACTGGCAGCAGTTGTATCGAACAGGCACGATCAAACAGCTAGAACAAGCTCGTAAATCTCTACTTTGTTACGCCCAACCTCGTCTTGTCTGGGAGTGCACCCTGTTATCTCTGTATCAACAATGCAATACACAAACTTGA
- a CDS encoding putative endoglucanase, whose translation MKIIKFSVLFVISFLVLLLARLPHQYTASVTPNQINGNINLSRGINLSHWFFQPTYGYTKKHLETWITENDFRLLAQTQVTHIRLPVDPVFLQQKEYPYQINYQNFNYLDRALHWAKKYNLSAIIDLHPDEHLDLQAGINSQAYKNLENLWLTIVKRYQHQSSTVLFELLNEPNVDNPRVWHEISQKLVDAIRQIDRKHTLVVAAPGMSGPSEIADLIPVSDRNIIYTFHFYNPLAFTHQKAFWVTALSQLENVPYPYDAKRLKNIKQNATNALAIQELQQYEKVRYNQHKLAEDLQSALQFRRRYHVPIYCGEFGVYEFAPQLDKYRWLQDITQLLRQENIGYAMWEYHGSFGVIGEKTKTFDWRLMESAGLSSES comes from the coding sequence ATGAAAATAATAAAATTTTCCGTGCTTTTTGTAATCAGTTTTTTGGTTTTACTGCTAGCCAGATTGCCTCATCAATATACAGCATCTGTAACTCCCAATCAAATTAATGGAAATATCAATTTAAGCCGAGGCATTAATCTATCTCATTGGTTTTTTCAACCAACATATGGCTACACAAAAAAACATTTAGAAACTTGGATAACAGAAAATGATTTTCGTCTACTGGCACAAACTCAGGTGACACATATTCGTCTACCAGTTGACCCGGTATTTCTACAGCAAAAAGAATACCCATACCAAATCAACTATCAAAACTTCAATTATCTAGACCGTGCTTTGCATTGGGCCAAGAAGTACAACCTCAGTGCTATTATCGATTTGCATCCAGACGAACATCTAGATTTACAAGCAGGAATTAACTCCCAAGCATATAAAAATTTGGAAAACTTGTGGTTGACAATTGTTAAACGATATCAGCATCAATCTTCAACAGTACTTTTTGAACTATTAAACGAACCAAATGTTGATAATCCCAGAGTATGGCATGAGATTTCTCAAAAGCTTGTAGATGCAATTCGCCAAATAGATCGCAAACACACATTAGTTGTAGCAGCTCCAGGAATGAGCGGCCCGAGTGAGATTGCCGATCTGATTCCAGTTAGCGATCGCAATATTATCTATACGTTTCATTTTTACAATCCCCTAGCTTTTACCCACCAAAAAGCATTTTGGGTAACTGCCTTGAGCCAATTAGAGAACGTACCTTATCCTTATGATGCCAAGCGTTTAAAAAACATTAAACAAAATGCTACAAATGCTTTAGCAATACAAGAATTGCAACAGTATGAAAAAGTCAGATATAACCAGCATAAATTAGCAGAAGATTTACAGTCTGCTCTGCAATTTCGCCGTCGCTACCATGTTCCTATTTACTGTGGAGAGTTTGGTGTTTATGAATTTGCTCCTCAGTTAGACAAATATCGTTGGCTGCAAGATATTACCCAACTATTACGACAAGAAAATATTGGTTATGCAATGTGGGAATACCACGGCAGCTTTGGCGTTATTGGAGAGAAAACAAAGACATTTGATTGGCGGTTAATGGAATCTGCTGGACTAAGTTCGGAGAGTTAA
- a CDS encoding ATP synthase F1 subunit alpha, with protein MSISIRPDEISSIIQQQIEQYDQDVKVANVGTVLQVGDGIARIYGLEKAMAGELLEFEDGTIGIAQNLEEDNVGAVLMGEGREIQEGSSVTATGRIAQVPVGEALIGRVVDALGRPIDGKGDIKTTESRLIESPAPGIIARRSVHEPMQTGITAIDSMIPIGRGQRELIIGDRQTGKTAIAIDTIINQKGEDVVCVYVAVGQKASTVANVVQTLQDKGAMDYTVVVAANASDPATLQFLAPYTGATIAEYFMYKGKATLVIYDDLSKQAQAYRQMSLLLRRPPGREAYPGDVFYIHSRLLERAAKLSDELGKGSMTALPIIETQAGDVSAYIPTNVISITDGQIFLSSDLFNAGIRPAVNPGISVSRVGSAAQTKAMKKVAGKIKLELAQFDDLQAFAQFASDLDKATQDQLARGQRLRELLKQPQNDPLSVYEQVAILYAGINGYLDDIPVDKVTTFTRGLRDYLKTGKPQYAQAVQSSKALGDAEEAALKEALTEFKKTFKATA; from the coding sequence ATGAGCATTTCAATCAGACCAGACGAAATTAGTAGCATTATTCAACAGCAAATCGAGCAATACGACCAAGATGTCAAAGTTGCTAACGTCGGTACCGTGCTGCAAGTCGGTGATGGTATTGCCCGGATTTATGGTCTGGAAAAGGCTATGGCTGGGGAGCTATTAGAATTTGAAGACGGCACAATTGGTATCGCCCAGAACTTAGAAGAAGATAACGTGGGCGCGGTACTGATGGGTGAAGGACGGGAAATTCAAGAAGGTAGCTCTGTCACCGCAACTGGTAGAATTGCCCAAGTACCCGTAGGCGAAGCATTGATTGGACGCGTTGTTGATGCATTGGGTCGTCCCATCGATGGTAAGGGAGATATCAAGACCACAGAAAGCCGTTTGATTGAATCTCCAGCTCCTGGTATTATTGCTCGTCGGTCGGTACACGAACCGATGCAAACCGGGATTACAGCTATCGATTCCATGATTCCCATCGGTCGCGGTCAGCGGGAATTGATCATCGGCGACCGTCAAACAGGTAAAACTGCGATCGCAATTGACACAATCATCAACCAAAAAGGTGAAGATGTAGTTTGTGTCTACGTTGCCGTTGGTCAAAAGGCTTCTACCGTAGCTAACGTTGTCCAAACACTGCAAGACAAAGGTGCAATGGACTACACCGTAGTTGTTGCTGCTAACGCCAGTGACCCTGCAACCCTACAATTCCTCGCTCCTTACACCGGAGCTACCATTGCTGAGTACTTCATGTACAAAGGCAAAGCTACTCTCGTAATTTACGACGACCTTTCCAAGCAAGCCCAAGCTTATCGCCAAATGTCCTTGCTGCTACGTCGTCCACCCGGACGGGAAGCTTACCCTGGAGACGTATTCTACATTCACTCCCGCTTGTTAGAAAGAGCAGCGAAGTTGAGTGATGAATTGGGTAAAGGTAGCATGACTGCTCTACCTATTATTGAAACCCAAGCCGGTGACGTATCAGCATACATCCCCACAAACGTAATTTCCATCACCGACGGTCAGATCTTCTTATCTTCTGACTTGTTCAACGCTGGTATCCGTCCCGCTGTAAACCCCGGTATCTCAGTATCCCGTGTAGGTTCTGCGGCACAAACTAAGGCAATGAAAAAAGTTGCCGGTAAGATTAAGTTGGAACTAGCGCAATTTGATGACCTGCAAGCTTTCGCGCAATTTGCTTCTGACTTAGATAAAGCTACCCAAGACCAATTGGCGCGGGGTCAACGCTTACGGGAATTACTGAAGCAGCCCCAAAATGACCCACTGTCTGTATACGAGCAAGTAGCCATTCTCTACGCAGGTATCAACGGTTACTTAGATGATATCCCTGTAGACAAAGTTACCACCTTCACCAGAGGTCTCCGCGATTACTTAAAGACAGGCAAACCTCAGTACGCTCAAGCAGTACAAAGCTCTAAAGCACTGGGTGACGCAGAAGAAGCTGCTTTAAAGGAAGCGCTAACCGAATTCAAGAAGACCTTCAAAGCAACAGCGTAA
- a CDS encoding ATP synthase F1 subuint gamma, producing MPNLKAIRDRIQSVKNTKKITEAMRLVAAARVRRAQEQVLATRPFADKLAQVLYGLQTRLRFEEANLPLLRKREVKTVGLLVIAGDRGLCGGYNSNVIRRAENRAKELQAEGVNYKFVLVGRKSIQYFQRRDQPIDATYSGLEQIPTAAEATKIADELLSLFLSESVDRIELIYTRFVSLVSSRPVVQTLLPLDPQGLEASDDEIFRLTTRGGQFEVERQKVTTEIRPLPRDMIFEQDPVQILDSLLPLYLGNQLLRALQESAASELAARMTAMNNASDNAGELIRTLSLSYNKARQAAITQELLEVVGGAEALT from the coding sequence ATGCCCAATCTTAAAGCAATACGCGATCGCATTCAGTCGGTCAAAAACACCAAAAAAATTACAGAAGCCATGCGGCTGGTAGCGGCGGCGAGAGTACGCCGGGCGCAAGAACAAGTATTAGCAACTCGTCCCTTTGCTGATAAACTAGCGCAAGTTTTATACGGTTTACAAACCCGTCTGCGGTTTGAAGAAGCCAACTTACCCCTGCTGAGAAAGCGGGAAGTAAAAACAGTAGGTTTGTTGGTCATTGCAGGCGATCGCGGTTTGTGTGGCGGTTACAATAGTAACGTCATTCGTCGCGCTGAAAACCGTGCCAAGGAACTCCAAGCCGAAGGTGTGAATTACAAATTTGTGTTGGTAGGACGCAAGTCTATTCAATACTTCCAACGCCGAGACCAACCCATTGATGCTACCTACAGCGGCTTAGAACAAATTCCTACCGCCGCCGAAGCGACAAAGATTGCTGACGAACTGCTGTCTTTGTTCCTCTCAGAAAGTGTAGACCGGATTGAATTAATCTACACTCGATTTGTCTCTTTGGTGAGTTCTCGTCCAGTTGTGCAAACCCTGCTTCCTTTAGATCCGCAAGGTTTAGAAGCATCAGACGATGAAATCTTCCGCTTAACAACCCGTGGCGGTCAATTTGAAGTAGAAAGGCAAAAAGTGACTACGGAAATCCGTCCTTTGCCTCGGGATATGATTTTCGAGCAAGATCCAGTGCAGATTCTTGATTCCTTACTACCTTTGTATCTGGGGAACCAGCTATTACGCGCACTACAAGAATCAGCAGCTAGCGAACTAGCAGCACGGATGACTGCGATGAACAACGCCAGCGACAACGCAGGTGAATTGATTAGAACCCTATCCTTGTCTTACAACAAAGCTCGACAAGCGGCAATTACCCAAGAACTCCTAGAAGTTGTGGGTGGTGCAGAAGCATTAACTTAG
- a CDS encoding UbiA prenyltransferase yields the protein MKLFKIDKALTQNNFSLAQTVETQLSWRTYLKLLRPRQWTKNLIVFAAPLFAFSINLQTLLGALLAFVLFCCTSSSFYIINDTIDAEADRQHPVKCKRPIASGLIQVPVAIAIAAILLISALFIGWLRNPGLGMAITSYAALQVAYNLRLKHTVILDVVAIAIGFVLRAYGGASATHISLSPWFLICTAMLALFLGIEKRKAELRLVELKGGKRRPVLWRYSLPLLSRMESTVTTGTLMTYALWSSGSQVQGASTPWMMLTIPFVLYGMFRYQFLSDPQEIARRTDLTEEGGGRTERPEEILLTDRPLLMTVLAWVGTTVIVLLLKSKGIIH from the coding sequence ATGAAATTATTCAAGATTGATAAAGCCTTAACACAGAATAATTTTTCTCTTGCACAAACAGTAGAAACACAACTTTCCTGGAGAACTTATCTAAAATTGCTCCGTCCGCGACAGTGGACAAAGAATTTGATTGTCTTTGCTGCTCCTCTATTTGCATTTAGTATTAATCTACAAACGCTGTTAGGGGCGCTACTCGCATTTGTGTTATTTTGCTGTACCTCTAGCAGTTTCTACATTATTAATGACACGATTGATGCAGAGGCTGATAGGCAGCATCCTGTGAAGTGTAAGCGTCCGATTGCCTCAGGTTTAATTCAAGTTCCAGTCGCCATCGCCATCGCCGCTATTTTGCTAATTAGCGCTTTATTCATAGGCTGGCTGAGAAATCCTGGTTTAGGAATGGCAATTACTAGTTATGCTGCATTGCAAGTTGCTTATAATTTGCGGTTGAAGCATACAGTGATTTTAGATGTCGTTGCGATCGCGATCGGCTTTGTCCTACGAGCTTATGGTGGAGCATCTGCTACACATATTTCTTTATCCCCCTGGTTTCTGATTTGTACCGCGATGTTGGCGCTGTTTTTAGGTATCGAGAAGCGTAAAGCAGAACTGCGTCTAGTTGAACTTAAGGGAGGAAAACGGCGTCCTGTCCTGTGGCGGTATTCTCTTCCACTTCTAAGCCGCATGGAGAGTACAGTCACTACAGGTACTTTAATGACCTATGCCTTATGGAGTTCTGGATCTCAAGTTCAAGGAGCTTCAACGCCTTGGATGATGTTGACTATACCATTTGTGCTGTACGGGATGTTTCGTTACCAATTTCTCAGCGATCCACAAGAAATTGCCCGTCGGACAGATTTGACCGAAGAAGGCGGCGGACGTACTGAACGCCCTGAGGAAATTCTATTAACAGATCGCCCTTTACTGATGACTGTTCTAGCTTGGGTAGGAACAACAGTTATTGTGCTCTTGCTAAAGAGCAAAGGAATTATTCATTAA
- a CDS encoding HAD family phosphatase: MIRKRFFLIPLVRFLKHLFRRRGRFISYRFPKRSHNLATIDLALLMHSGIRGVILDLDNTIVSEDDRYLSPGAEEWIQEATRKGLKFFILSNGKRRYRVEFWSHRLGIPAISPARKPFPHSFKTALAKMQLSPAQVVVIGDSRHTDLLGAWLVGCPSIQVATLPHPFHWWEKLLGKRVQIPYPNHLELWDCDLYCRTSNKKSIT; this comes from the coding sequence ATGATTAGAAAGCGTTTTTTTCTCATACCTCTTGTTCGGTTTTTAAAGCATTTATTTAGGCGTCGCGGTCGCTTTATTTCCTATCGTTTTCCCAAGCGATCGCACAATCTCGCTACCATCGATTTGGCATTGTTAATGCACAGTGGAATTCGCGGAGTAATTCTTGACTTAGATAATACTATCGTTTCCGAAGACGATCGCTATCTTTCACCAGGAGCCGAGGAATGGATTCAAGAAGCAACGCGAAAAGGCTTGAAATTTTTTATCCTATCTAATGGAAAACGTCGTTATCGTGTAGAGTTTTGGTCTCATCGTTTAGGAATTCCGGCAATCAGTCCAGCCAGAAAACCCTTTCCGCATTCATTCAAAACAGCGCTAGCTAAAATGCAGCTCTCTCCTGCTCAGGTTGTGGTAATTGGCGATAGCCGTCACACTGATCTGCTGGGAGCTTGGTTGGTTGGTTGTCCAAGTATTCAAGTTGCAACTCTACCGCATCCTTTTCACTGGTGGGAGAAACTTTTAGGCAAGCGAGTTCAAATTCCCTATCCAAATCACTTAGAACTATGGGATTGCGATCTTTATTGCAGGACTAGCAATAAAAAATCTATTACTTGA
- the argS gene encoding arginyl-tRNA-synthetase yields the protein MNATQEKLKHQFAQALVAAFGAEYAEVDPILVPASNPKFGDYQANVALSLSKRLGKQPRQIAAAIADKLDVSEICEAPEIAGPGFINLKLTPAYLEAQLNAIQSDARLGVPTAKTPQREIVDFSSPNIAKEMHVGHLRSTIIGDSIARILEFLGHDVLRLNHVGDWGTQFGMLIAYLREVYPEALTTANALDIGDLVSFYRKAKQRFDADEAFQEIARQEVVRLQAGAEDTIHAWKLLCEQSRQEFQVIYDLLDVKVTERGESFYNPLLPGIVEDLEQSGLLVENQGAKCVFLQGFTNREGEPLPLIVQKSDGGYNYATTDLAALRYRIQQDEAKRIIYVTDAGQSNHFAQFFQVARKAGWIPDDVELVHVPFGLVLGKDGKKYRTRAGDTERLRDLLDEAVSRARADLEIRLKEEERKETEEFINNVAEVIGISAVKYADLSQNRTSNYIFSYEKMLDLKGNTAPYMLYAYARIQGISRKGDINFSELGDNAKVILQHETELALAKYLLQLDEVISTVEQDLMPNRLCEYLYELSKKFNQFYDRDRGVPVLNAEEPLRTSRLVLCDLTARTLKLGLSLLGIQVLERM from the coding sequence ATGAACGCTACACAAGAAAAACTAAAACATCAATTTGCACAGGCTTTGGTAGCTGCATTTGGCGCTGAGTACGCTGAAGTAGATCCGATTTTGGTTCCTGCGAGTAATCCTAAGTTTGGTGATTATCAGGCAAATGTGGCTTTATCCCTGAGTAAAAGGTTAGGAAAGCAACCAAGACAAATTGCAGCGGCGATCGCTGATAAATTAGATGTATCAGAAATCTGCGAAGCACCAGAGATAGCGGGGCCTGGGTTTATCAATCTCAAGCTAACACCAGCATACCTAGAAGCACAATTAAACGCTATTCAGTCAGATGCTCGATTAGGTGTACCAACAGCGAAAACACCACAGCGAGAAATTGTAGATTTTTCCAGTCCCAATATTGCTAAAGAAATGCATGTTGGGCATCTGCGTTCAACTATTATTGGTGATAGTATTGCCCGGATTTTGGAATTTCTCGGACATGATGTTTTGCGGTTAAACCATGTGGGTGATTGGGGTACTCAATTTGGGATGTTAATTGCCTACCTCCGAGAAGTTTATCCAGAAGCACTGACTACGGCAAATGCTTTAGATATTGGCGATTTAGTTAGTTTTTACCGCAAAGCGAAACAGCGGTTTGATGCAGATGAAGCATTTCAAGAAATAGCCAGACAGGAAGTTGTCAGATTACAAGCAGGTGCAGAAGATACAATTCATGCTTGGAAATTGCTGTGCGAACAATCAAGACAAGAGTTTCAAGTGATTTATGACTTGCTGGATGTTAAGGTGACAGAACGGGGCGAATCTTTCTACAATCCTTTACTACCAGGAATTGTCGAAGATTTAGAACAATCTGGGTTACTTGTAGAAAACCAAGGTGCGAAGTGTGTATTTTTGCAAGGGTTTACCAACAGAGAAGGCGAACCTCTGCCTTTGATTGTGCAAAAATCTGATGGTGGTTATAACTACGCTACGACAGATTTAGCAGCCCTGCGCTACCGGATTCAACAAGATGAAGCAAAGCGGATAATTTATGTCACTGATGCTGGACAATCAAACCACTTTGCCCAATTTTTCCAAGTAGCACGTAAAGCTGGATGGATTCCCGATGATGTGGAATTGGTTCACGTACCTTTTGGTTTGGTGCTGGGGAAAGATGGTAAGAAGTACAGAACTCGTGCAGGAGATACGGAACGGTTGCGGGATTTGTTGGATGAAGCCGTTTCTCGTGCGCGTGCAGACTTAGAAATTAGATTAAAAGAAGAAGAGCGCAAAGAAACCGAAGAATTTATTAATAATGTTGCTGAGGTAATTGGTATTAGTGCAGTTAAATATGCTGACTTAAGCCAAAACCGTACAAGTAACTACATTTTCAGCTATGAGAAAATGCTGGATCTTAAAGGCAATACGGCACCTTATATGCTGTACGCTTATGCACGGATTCAAGGAATTAGTCGCAAGGGTGATATTAACTTTAGTGAGTTGGGAGACAACGCCAAAGTCATATTACAGCATGAAACAGAGTTAGCACTCGCAAAATATTTACTGCAACTTGATGAGGTTATTAGTACTGTAGAGCAAGACTTAATGCCCAATCGGTTGTGCGAATATTTGTACGAACTAAGTAAAAAGTTTAATCAGTTTTACGATCGCGATCGCGGTGTTCCGGTGTTAAATGCAGAGGAACCTCTGCGGACATCTCGCTTAGTTCTGTGCGATCTGACTGCCAGAACCTTAAAATTAGGTCTATCTCTGTTGGGAATTCAAGTATTAGAGAGGATGTAG
- a CDS encoding Appr-1-p processing domain-containing protein: protein MKLILVAPDSSLAAAFQEHFYYLPNVEIVNNYFEWLANYDCLVSPGNSFGMMDGGIDAAIIKFFGSSLMEKVQQQILTKYLGEQPVGTSMIVETGHSLHPFLAHTPTMRVPMSIIGTDIPYIAMWAMLLSVRQHNQQAQYQISSIACPGLGTGIGRVPYSEAARQMALAYDHFLYPPKHLNCFVAASRQLLIWEGSC, encoded by the coding sequence TTGAAACTAATATTAGTAGCACCCGATTCATCGTTAGCAGCCGCATTTCAAGAACATTTTTATTATTTACCTAATGTTGAAATAGTTAATAACTACTTTGAGTGGTTAGCCAACTATGACTGTTTAGTCAGCCCTGGTAATTCATTTGGCATGATGGATGGTGGGATAGATGCTGCCATTATCAAATTTTTTGGTAGTTCCTTGATGGAAAAAGTCCAGCAACAAATACTGACAAAGTATTTAGGCGAACAGCCAGTAGGAACATCAATGATTGTAGAAACAGGTCATTCATTGCACCCGTTTTTAGCTCACACACCTACAATGCGAGTTCCTATGTCGATTATTGGGACAGACATTCCTTATATAGCGATGTGGGCTATGCTGTTGTCTGTGCGACAACATAACCAACAAGCTCAGTACCAAATTAGTAGCATTGCTTGTCCCGGTTTAGGTACGGGAATCGGTAGAGTACCATATAGTGAGGCTGCTAGACAGATGGCATTAGCCTACGATCATTTTCTTTACCCACCTAAGCATCTCAACTGCTTTGTTGCAGCTTCAAGACAACTTTTGATTTGGGAAGGAAGTTGTTAA
- a CDS encoding urea carboxylase — protein sequence MNARPLRLLIFSIDTSFLGLARLPKALSLAGFEVAALCPENAFLSKTRYLNLHFPLATTKNASKLLKQLVNTVQKWQPDMLIYGDETTVAFVHYIIHNLEKFISIIPNTILNLLKSSLGNPQFFAATLRKHLTLELASELGLRTPAIARVATPEQALQFVEANGYPVVLKKDFCWSGVGVKVCRNESELLSAIKDFQPHPPSLPKSFAKKFLQQDWFPTTEVLSVQQFIQGKTAMHPIVTLDGEVLAGFVAIKELTCSETGPSSLIRLTNHAEMRATVLKLAKHFQYSGFASFDFLIDENTNYAYLVECNPRPVPICHLGARVSVDLCQALFNRLSGKSLEPQLTVQQEELVALFPQEWRRDRNSPYLHQVYHDVPWDDTSLLQAYLTQM from the coding sequence ATGAACGCAAGACCTTTAAGATTACTAATTTTTTCTATCGACACCAGCTTTTTAGGGCTTGCCCGTTTACCCAAAGCTTTATCTCTAGCTGGATTTGAAGTGGCTGCGCTCTGCCCAGAAAATGCTTTTCTGTCTAAGACTCGTTATTTAAATTTGCACTTTCCTTTAGCTACAACCAAGAATGCATCTAAACTTCTAAAACAACTAGTTAATACTGTTCAAAAGTGGCAACCAGATATGCTCATTTATGGCGATGAAACTACGGTTGCTTTCGTTCATTACATAATTCATAATCTTGAGAAATTTATATCGATCATTCCGAATACAATTCTCAATCTACTTAAATCTTCATTAGGAAATCCGCAATTTTTTGCAGCTACTCTTCGTAAACACCTCACTCTTGAACTGGCAAGTGAACTAGGCTTAAGAACGCCTGCGATCGCGCGGGTTGCTACACCCGAACAAGCATTGCAATTTGTAGAAGCTAATGGTTATCCTGTAGTTTTGAAAAAAGACTTTTGCTGGAGTGGTGTGGGAGTAAAAGTTTGCCGCAATGAATCTGAATTGTTATCCGCAATCAAAGATTTTCAGCCTCACCCACCATCTTTGCCAAAATCCTTTGCAAAGAAATTTTTGCAGCAAGACTGGTTTCCTACTACTGAGGTACTCAGCGTACAGCAGTTTATTCAGGGAAAGACAGCGATGCATCCGATAGTTACTTTAGATGGAGAAGTCTTAGCCGGTTTTGTAGCCATCAAGGAGCTAACTTGTTCGGAAACAGGGCCTAGTAGCCTGATTAGGCTTACTAATCATGCAGAGATGCGTGCAACTGTCCTGAAGTTAGCCAAACATTTTCAATATTCGGGGTTTGCAAGTTTCGATTTTCTTATAGATGAAAATACAAACTATGCTTATTTAGTAGAGTGTAATCCCAGACCCGTTCCCATTTGTCACCTAGGAGCAAGGGTTAGTGTTGATTTATGCCAAGCTCTATTTAATCGATTATCCGGCAAGTCTTTAGAACCTCAATTGACAGTACAACAAGAAGAGCTTGTTGCCCTATTTCCTCAAGAGTGGAGGCGCGATCGCAATAGCCCTTACCTGCATCAGGTCTATCATGATGTTCCTTGGGATGATACGTCACTTCTTCAAGCTTATTTGACACAAATGTAA